One window from the genome of Halomicrobium zhouii encodes:
- a CDS encoding archaeosine biosynthesis radical SAM protein RaSEA — MSTPSPEVYEQGKGMDAHNQAMREFRSRNDASYDPREPTRVWLDEDNTPDGVYQSLTIILNTGGCRWARAGGCTMCGYVAESVEGGSVAHEDLMAQVRHCLDHEAENADEQAGLIKIYTSGSFLDEREVPAETRKAIAETFADRDRIVVESLPDFVSEEKVADFVDNGLETDVAVGLETATDRVRRDCVNKYFEFADFEDAAAAAQRAGGGVKAYLLMKPPFLSESEAVEDMKRSVRRCADVEGCHTVSMNPCNVQNYTMVAELYHDGGYRPPWLWSVCDVLESTADADVIVVSDPVGHGSDRGPHNCGDCDDRAQRAIKDFDLRQDPTVFDQVECECERTWEVVMDRETGYSMPLAR; from the coding sequence ATGAGTACGCCCAGTCCCGAAGTCTACGAGCAGGGCAAGGGCATGGACGCCCACAACCAGGCGATGCGGGAGTTCCGCTCGCGCAACGACGCGTCCTACGACCCCCGCGAGCCCACGCGCGTCTGGCTGGACGAGGACAACACGCCCGACGGCGTCTACCAGAGCCTGACGATCATCCTCAACACCGGCGGTTGCCGGTGGGCCCGCGCCGGCGGCTGCACGATGTGTGGTTACGTCGCCGAGAGCGTCGAGGGCGGTAGCGTCGCTCACGAGGACCTGATGGCCCAGGTCCGGCACTGCCTCGACCACGAAGCGGAGAACGCCGACGAGCAGGCCGGCCTCATCAAGATCTACACCTCCGGGAGCTTCCTCGACGAGCGCGAGGTGCCCGCCGAGACCCGGAAAGCGATCGCCGAGACGTTCGCTGACAGGGATCGAATCGTCGTCGAGTCGCTCCCCGACTTCGTCTCCGAGGAGAAGGTCGCCGACTTCGTGGACAACGGCCTCGAAACCGACGTCGCCGTCGGCCTGGAGACCGCCACCGACAGAGTTCGCCGGGACTGCGTGAACAAGTACTTCGAGTTCGCGGACTTCGAGGACGCGGCCGCGGCCGCCCAGCGCGCCGGCGGCGGCGTGAAGGCCTACCTCCTGATGAAGCCGCCCTTCCTCAGCGAGTCCGAAGCCGTCGAAGACATGAAGCGGTCCGTCCGCCGCTGTGCCGACGTCGAGGGGTGCCACACCGTCTCGATGAACCCCTGCAACGTCCAGAACTACACGATGGTCGCCGAACTCTATCACGACGGCGGCTACCGCCCGCCGTGGCTCTGGTCGGTCTGTGACGTGCTGGAGTCGACGGCCGACGCCGACGTCATCGTCGTCTCGGACCCCGTCGGCCACGGTAGCGACCGCGGCCCGCACAACTGTGGCGACTGCGACGACCGTGCCCAGCGAGCGATCAAGGACTTCGACCTGCGCCAGGACCCGACCGTCTTCGATCAGGTCGAGTGCGAGTGCGAGCGGACCTGGGAGGTCGTGATGGACCGAGAGACGGGCTACTCGATGCCACTGGCGCGCTAG
- a CDS encoding DUF7521 family protein: MTGLSLGIVALQSVGVGLSTVTATVTALAGAFVAYQGYRGYRRNDSRPMLYLAVGILLLTTVSFLVQQAVGLAAGGAATAQFAALTVSIAGLLAVLYSFTGA; the protein is encoded by the coding sequence GTGACCGGGCTCTCGCTCGGGATCGTCGCCCTCCAGTCCGTCGGCGTCGGCCTCTCGACGGTCACCGCGACGGTCACGGCGCTGGCCGGCGCGTTCGTCGCCTACCAGGGGTACCGTGGCTACCGGCGCAACGACAGCCGGCCGATGCTGTACCTCGCGGTTGGCATCCTGCTGCTCACGACCGTCTCCTTCCTCGTCCAGCAAGCCGTCGGGCTCGCCGCCGGCGGTGCGGCAACCGCGCAGTTCGCGGCGCTCACCGTCAGCATCGCGGGCCTGCTGGCGGTGCTGTACTCCTTTACCGGCGCCTAG
- the aglF gene encoding UTP--glucose-1-phosphate uridylyltransferase AglF, with amino-acid sequence MQAVVLAAGEGTRLRPLTEDKPKGMVEVDGKPILTHCFEQLVDLGADELLVVVGYKKEVIISHYDDEFQGVPITYAHQREQKGLAHALLTVEEHIDGDFMLMLGDNIFEANLQDVLNRQREDRADAAFLVEEVPWDEASRYGVCDTNKYGEIVDVVEKPEDPPSNLVMTGFYTFTPAILHACHLVQPSNRGEYEISDAVDLLIKSGRTIDAIRMDGWRMDVGYPEDRDRAEELLGDVEGGADETDGAAAADGAE; translated from the coding sequence ATGCAAGCTGTGGTCCTCGCCGCGGGGGAAGGCACTCGCCTGCGCCCGCTCACGGAAGACAAGCCGAAGGGGATGGTCGAAGTCGACGGAAAGCCCATCCTAACCCACTGTTTCGAACAGCTCGTCGATCTGGGCGCCGACGAACTCCTCGTCGTCGTCGGCTACAAGAAAGAGGTCATCATCAGCCACTACGACGACGAGTTCCAGGGCGTGCCCATCACCTACGCCCACCAGCGCGAACAGAAGGGGCTGGCCCACGCCCTGCTCACCGTCGAGGAGCACATCGACGGCGACTTCATGCTGATGCTGGGCGACAACATCTTCGAGGCGAACCTCCAGGACGTCCTGAATCGCCAGCGCGAGGACCGCGCCGACGCCGCCTTCCTCGTCGAGGAAGTGCCGTGGGACGAGGCCTCGCGCTACGGGGTCTGTGACACCAACAAGTACGGCGAGATCGTCGACGTCGTCGAGAAGCCCGAGGACCCGCCGTCGAACCTGGTGATGACGGGCTTCTACACGTTCACGCCGGCGATCCTCCACGCCTGCCACCTCGTCCAGCCGTCGAACCGGGGCGAGTACGAGATTTCGGACGCCGTCGACCTCCTGATCAAGAGCGGACGCACCATCGACGCCATCCGGATGGACGGCTGGCGGATGGACGTCGGCTACCCCGAGGACCGGGACCGGGCCGAGGAACTGCTCGGCGACGTCGAGGGGGGCGCCGACGAGACCGACGGGGCCGCCGCGGCGGACGGCGCGGAGTGA
- a CDS encoding PKD domain-containing protein, whose translation MTVTFEQTGTYSAGLFAKFSDGEVEDVAKEGTIEGSGDDSGGETGDPVANIEYSPQDPVANPISFDGSGSSTPEGEIESYEWYHKQGEPDSDGMFEYVLESETYEDSFESGTTWSVKLEVTNSAGNTATETVTFTPVETEPVANIEYSPQDPVYNPITFDASGSSVAGGEIVSYDWYLKEDEEYTDNTTPLFEQNRPSATGETYEESFSNNPWTVGLEVTDANGNTDRDSVTVSPIDATPNAVANVYPEEISPPNPITLDASESTTPVGSIESYEWEIRKYNYDDEKVDTLHRTGEVVEENWDTPYVYTFDLIVTNDVGEHDQYYDSFKPEA comes from the coding sequence GTGACGGTCACGTTCGAGCAGACCGGGACCTACTCGGCGGGCCTCTTCGCGAAGTTCAGTGACGGCGAGGTCGAGGACGTCGCGAAAGAAGGGACGATCGAGGGAAGCGGTGATGACAGTGGTGGCGAGACCGGTGACCCGGTGGCGAACATCGAGTACTCCCCACAGGACCCGGTCGCCAATCCTATCTCGTTCGACGGGAGTGGTTCGAGTACGCCGGAAGGAGAGATAGAGAGCTACGAATGGTATCACAAGCAAGGGGAGCCGGACTCCGACGGGATGTTCGAATACGTCCTGGAATCCGAAACGTACGAGGATAGTTTCGAGTCGGGCACGACCTGGTCGGTCAAACTCGAAGTGACGAACTCTGCCGGCAACACGGCCACGGAGACGGTCACGTTCACGCCCGTCGAAACCGAACCGGTCGCAAATATAGAGTACTCTCCGCAGGATCCGGTTTATAACCCGATCACGTTCGACGCGAGTGGATCAAGTGTGGCTGGCGGAGAAATCGTCAGCTACGATTGGTATCTCAAAGAGGACGAGGAATACACGGATAACACGACACCGCTATTCGAACAGAACAGGCCGAGTGCTACGGGTGAAACGTACGAGGAGAGTTTCTCCAACAATCCGTGGACAGTCGGTCTGGAAGTGACAGATGCAAACGGCAATACGGACCGGGATTCTGTCACGGTCTCGCCTATCGATGCCACGCCAAACGCTGTCGCTAACGTCTACCCCGAAGAGATCTCGCCGCCGAATCCAATCACACTCGACGCCAGCGAGTCGACGACGCCGGTGGGCAGCATCGAAAGCTACGAGTGGGAGATACGGAAGTACAATTACGACGACGAAAAAGTCGATACACTTCACCGTACGGGTGAAGTCGTGGAAGAGAACTGGGATACTCCCTATGTTTACACGTTCGACCTGATCGTGACGAACGACGTCGGCGAGCACGATCAATATTATGACAGCTTCAAACCAGAAGCGTAA
- the aglM gene encoding UDP-glucose 6-dehydrogenase AglM: protein MNVSIVGSGYVGTTLAACLADLGHEVVNVDVDEDVVATINDGEAPIHEPGLDELLEECAGDRLRATTDYDAIRETDVTFLALPTPSREDGSIDLSIMEAAAESLGEVLDDKDGHLVVVKSTVIPGSTDESVVPAIEAGGDLTRGEEFEVAMNPEFLRMGTAVDDFTDPDKIVFGADEESAYDALDAVYEPLVEQTGAPVVRTGIREAEMIKYANNAFLASKVSLVNDLGNVCKEYDVDAYEVADAIGLDDRIGERFLRSGLGWGGSCFPKDVDAIRAAARDVGYEPAVLDAAVEVNDAQPERLLSLLDDHVDVAGKRVAVLGLSFKPGTDDVRGTRAIPVIEGLRERGADVVAYDPVAVESLREYAPEVEFEAADSAAEALEGAHGAVVATDWDEFAALDHEFDAMAEPVVVDGRHIVERRDGITYEGLTW from the coding sequence ATGAACGTCAGCATCGTCGGGAGCGGGTACGTCGGCACGACACTCGCGGCCTGTCTCGCCGACCTGGGGCACGAGGTCGTCAACGTCGACGTCGACGAGGACGTCGTCGCCACCATCAACGACGGCGAGGCACCGATCCACGAGCCCGGCCTCGACGAACTGCTCGAAGAGTGCGCCGGCGACCGACTCCGGGCGACGACGGACTACGACGCCATCCGCGAGACGGACGTCACCTTTCTCGCGCTGCCCACGCCCTCGCGCGAGGACGGCAGTATCGATCTGTCGATCATGGAGGCTGCCGCCGAATCGCTCGGGGAGGTCTTGGACGACAAAGACGGACACCTCGTCGTCGTCAAGAGCACGGTTATCCCGGGCAGCACCGACGAGAGCGTCGTCCCGGCCATCGAGGCCGGCGGCGACCTCACCCGCGGCGAGGAGTTCGAAGTCGCGATGAACCCCGAGTTCCTCCGGATGGGCACCGCCGTCGACGACTTCACCGACCCCGACAAGATCGTCTTCGGCGCCGACGAGGAGAGCGCGTACGACGCCCTCGACGCCGTCTACGAGCCCCTCGTCGAGCAGACCGGCGCCCCCGTCGTCCGGACCGGCATCCGCGAGGCGGAGATGATCAAGTACGCCAACAACGCCTTCCTCGCCTCGAAGGTCAGCCTCGTCAACGACCTGGGGAACGTCTGCAAGGAGTACGACGTCGACGCCTACGAGGTGGCCGACGCCATCGGCCTCGACGACCGCATCGGCGAACGATTCCTCCGCTCCGGTCTGGGGTGGGGAGGAAGCTGCTTTCCAAAAGACGTCGACGCCATCAGAGCCGCTGCGCGGGACGTAGGGTACGAGCCTGCGGTCCTCGACGCCGCCGTCGAGGTCAACGACGCCCAGCCCGAGCGCCTGCTCTCCCTGCTCGACGACCACGTCGACGTCGCCGGGAAGCGCGTGGCCGTCCTCGGCCTCTCGTTCAAGCCCGGCACCGACGACGTTCGGGGCACGCGCGCGATTCCGGTCATCGAGGGCCTGCGCGAGCGCGGCGCCGACGTCGTCGCCTACGACCCCGTCGCCGTGGAGTCGCTGCGCGAGTACGCGCCCGAGGTGGAGTTCGAGGCCGCCGACAGCGCCGCCGAGGCGCTGGAGGGCGCCCACGGGGCCGTCGTCGCCACCGACTGGGACGAGTTCGCCGCCCTCGACCATGAGTTCGACGCGATGGCCGAGCCCGTGGTGGTGGACGGTCGGCATATCGTCGAGCGGCGAGATGGAATTACGTACGAGGGACTGACCTGGTAA
- a CDS encoding DUF7835 family putative zinc beta-ribbon protein: MAATNSAPDMTEPCSNCERTTPHDVSVEILTESAQPENAEFSREPYRVSECMVCGTTTSTRMNNA; this comes from the coding sequence ATGGCAGCGACAAACAGCGCACCGGACATGACGGAGCCGTGTTCCAACTGTGAGCGGACGACGCCACACGACGTCTCCGTCGAGATACTGACCGAGAGTGCCCAGCCCGAGAACGCGGAATTCTCCCGCGAACCGTATCGGGTGAGCGAGTGCATGGTCTGCGGTACGACCACCAGCACCCGCATGAACAACGCGTAG
- a CDS encoding cation diffusion facilitator family transporter — protein MSRRAALRRVALVILAANVLLVVLKGLVWQATGSLAVGSEAVNSLADATYSLVIVAGIYLTTQPPDFEHPHGHERIEPFVSLFVAVGIFAAGGAIVWQAAQSLLSGDVTVSRGPAAVAVLLFSAALKYALYRYCLSIGTERNSPAVVATAKDNRNDILTAAAALVGVVGASAGFPVLDPIAAIVVAVGIVYTGYEVVRDNVDYLVGAAPPEDLRGEIIQRALDHPDVEGAHDAIAHYVGPEIDVSLHVEVEGDKTLREAHAIESAVVQAIEDLPEVDDAFVHVDPKELGEWKRDEEVDRYLVTEDGED, from the coding sequence ATGTCGCGCCGGGCCGCGCTTCGCCGGGTCGCCCTCGTCATCCTGGCAGCCAACGTCCTGCTCGTCGTCCTCAAGGGCCTGGTCTGGCAGGCGACCGGCAGCCTCGCCGTCGGGTCCGAGGCGGTCAACAGCCTCGCCGACGCGACCTACAGCCTGGTCATCGTCGCGGGCATCTACCTGACGACCCAGCCCCCGGACTTCGAGCACCCCCACGGCCACGAGCGTATCGAGCCCTTCGTCTCGCTGTTCGTCGCCGTCGGCATCTTCGCCGCGGGCGGCGCCATCGTCTGGCAGGCCGCCCAGTCGCTTTTGAGCGGCGACGTCACCGTCTCACGCGGGCCGGCCGCGGTCGCGGTCCTGCTGTTCTCGGCCGCGCTGAAGTACGCACTGTACCGCTACTGCCTCTCTATCGGCACCGAACGCAACTCCCCGGCCGTCGTCGCGACGGCCAAGGACAACCGCAACGACATCCTGACGGCCGCGGCCGCGCTGGTCGGCGTCGTCGGCGCCTCGGCCGGCTTCCCGGTCCTCGACCCCATCGCCGCCATCGTCGTCGCGGTCGGCATCGTCTACACCGGCTACGAGGTGGTTCGGGACAACGTCGACTACCTCGTCGGCGCCGCCCCGCCCGAGGACCTCCGGGGCGAGATCATCCAGCGCGCGCTCGACCACCCCGACGTCGAGGGGGCCCACGACGCCATCGCCCACTACGTCGGCCCGGAGATCGACGTCAGCCTCCACGTCGAGGTCGAGGGCGACAAGACGCTGCGGGAGGCCCACGCCATCGAGTCGGCCGTCGTCCAGGCCATCGAAGACCTGCCGGAGGTCGACGACGCGTTCGTCCACGTCGACCCCAAGGAACTGGGCGAGTGGAAGCGCGACGAGGAGGTCGACCGGTACCTGGTGACCGAGGACGGGGAGGACTGA
- a CDS encoding cytochrome B yields MPMSDKYPPQSGRRRFVKGMVGSGVASAGATGGSVVADVTTNESGIDAGSTRFVGIANTAGPAPRGMPLIPIEIDDGEVKGRYPETVEKETEDGSTYQSAEEELGGLTYSVRWFQFCGVERAAGIQPTADQDDFLRAGGTYSWQGELDSREVLRVEHFDDYEEWGNGVGTAGLGKPAKAYWRSEGEDVTDIPVIVMRSPEVPKMIAGEGKYANLSESVRTFLDAATANGFVAWLDKCTHFCCVPSFKASGSAKFGAENKVYCQCHQSVYDPFSPRLLTFAARPRPEP; encoded by the coding sequence GTGCCAATGAGCGACAAATACCCTCCACAGTCGGGTCGGCGGCGGTTCGTCAAGGGAATGGTCGGCAGCGGCGTCGCCTCCGCGGGCGCCACGGGCGGTAGCGTCGTCGCGGACGTGACCACGAACGAGTCGGGTATCGACGCCGGGTCGACCCGGTTCGTCGGCATCGCCAACACCGCCGGGCCGGCCCCGCGCGGGATGCCGCTGATCCCGATCGAAATCGACGACGGCGAGGTGAAGGGCCGGTATCCCGAGACCGTCGAGAAGGAAACGGAGGACGGGAGCACCTACCAGAGCGCCGAGGAGGAACTGGGCGGGCTCACCTACTCCGTCAGGTGGTTCCAGTTCTGCGGCGTCGAGCGCGCAGCAGGGATCCAGCCGACTGCCGACCAGGACGACTTCCTCCGCGCGGGCGGCACCTACAGCTGGCAGGGGGAACTCGACTCCCGCGAGGTACTCCGCGTCGAGCACTTCGACGACTACGAGGAGTGGGGCAACGGCGTCGGGACGGCCGGACTCGGAAAGCCCGCGAAGGCCTACTGGCGCTCCGAGGGCGAGGACGTGACGGACATCCCGGTCATCGTGATGCGGAGCCCGGAGGTGCCGAAGATGATCGCTGGCGAGGGCAAGTACGCGAACCTCTCCGAGTCGGTCCGTACGTTCCTCGACGCCGCCACGGCGAACGGATTCGTCGCCTGGCTCGACAAGTGCACTCACTTCTGCTGTGTCCCGTCGTTCAAGGCCAGCGGGAGCGCGAAGTTCGGCGCCGAGAACAAGGTGTACTGCCAGTGCCACCAGTCGGTGTACGACCCGTTCAGCCCGCGACTGCTCACGTTCGCGGCCAGGCCCCGGCCCGAGCCCTGA
- a CDS encoding ArsR/SmtB family transcription factor: protein MSEETELATVVELLDDEYARAILAATSIEPMSASELAERCDASPPTVYRRLDRLREQDLVEAAQQLDPEGHHYEVFSARLARLEVELDDGDYQIEIERRERDAADRFTELFEGLK, encoded by the coding sequence ATGAGCGAGGAAACCGAGCTGGCGACGGTCGTCGAACTGCTCGACGACGAGTACGCCCGGGCCATCCTCGCGGCCACGAGCATCGAGCCAATGTCGGCCTCAGAACTGGCCGAGCGGTGTGACGCCTCGCCGCCGACCGTCTACCGACGGCTCGACCGCCTCCGCGAGCAGGACCTGGTCGAGGCCGCCCAGCAACTGGACCCGGAGGGCCACCACTACGAAGTGTTCAGCGCCCGCCTCGCCCGGCTGGAGGTCGAACTGGACGACGGGGACTACCAGATAGAGATCGAGCGCCGCGAGCGCGACGCGGCGGACCGCTTTACCGAACTGTTCGAGGGGCTCAAATGA
- a CDS encoding COG1361 family protein — translation MKRAATLALAALVLASAVTVGAGSAAAAGAAFISVDVEATPDPAPPGSEVTVSTTVESMHDDGQPYKLQRVELQETRNGSDDAVDSENPSQFVQGGDSVTVNLTEEFDQTGEFDRYVHLRFVSSTGDVVEMVRPVTVSIGQSHPATSLSAGQASATGKTDLSLTVANGLPKEVRGVTVELASDDVTLLEERHVVSSLQPGNEAVVDVPVRNVSTGTKTVEAELTYLTADGESRSVTQTLSATVEDQGQPAEIDVTGKHVTQEGDQVVVRGSASNVGSTNASSVKVAVQGGDRVAPAQNQASFFVGEVAASDYSSFEVHGRLTEETNETVTIPLQLSYTVDGDQVTRTIDVEYTPRTTPDQSTQRNSGLLVPALGGLVVVAVVGGLGWRRFR, via the coding sequence ATGAAGCGCGCTGCCACCCTCGCACTCGCCGCGCTCGTCCTCGCGAGTGCCGTGACGGTCGGCGCGGGTTCCGCGGCCGCAGCGGGTGCGGCGTTCATCAGCGTCGACGTCGAGGCGACGCCGGACCCGGCCCCGCCGGGGAGCGAGGTCACCGTCTCGACCACCGTCGAGAGCATGCACGACGACGGCCAGCCCTACAAGCTCCAGCGGGTGGAGCTCCAGGAGACCAGGAACGGCAGCGACGATGCGGTGGACAGCGAGAACCCCTCGCAGTTCGTCCAGGGCGGCGATTCGGTCACCGTGAACCTCACCGAGGAGTTCGACCAGACCGGTGAGTTCGACCGCTACGTCCACCTCCGGTTCGTCTCCAGCACCGGCGACGTGGTCGAGATGGTGCGGCCCGTGACCGTCTCTATCGGCCAGTCTCACCCGGCGACGTCGCTGTCGGCCGGGCAGGCCAGCGCCACCGGGAAGACCGACCTCTCGCTGACGGTGGCGAACGGCCTGCCCAAGGAGGTCCGCGGCGTCACGGTCGAACTCGCGAGCGACGACGTCACGCTCCTGGAAGAGCGCCACGTCGTCTCGTCGCTCCAGCCCGGGAACGAGGCCGTTGTCGACGTCCCCGTCCGGAACGTCTCGACCGGGACCAAGACCGTCGAGGCGGAGCTGACCTACCTGACCGCCGACGGCGAGTCCCGTAGCGTGACCCAGACCCTCTCGGCCACCGTCGAGGACCAGGGCCAGCCGGCCGAGATCGACGTCACCGGCAAGCACGTGACGCAGGAAGGCGACCAGGTTGTCGTCCGCGGCAGCGCGAGTAACGTCGGCTCGACCAACGCCTCCAGCGTGAAGGTGGCCGTCCAGGGCGGCGACCGCGTCGCGCCGGCCCAGAACCAGGCGTCGTTCTTCGTCGGCGAGGTCGCCGCGAGCGACTACTCCTCCTTCGAGGTCCACGGCCGCCTCACCGAGGAGACCAACGAGACCGTCACCATCCCGCTCCAGCTCAGCTACACCGTCGACGGCGACCAGGTGACGCGGACCATCGACGTCGAGTACACGCCGCGGACGACGCCGGACCAGTCGACCCAGCGCAACTCCGGCCTGCTCGTGCCCGCGCTCGGCGGCCTCGTCGTCGTGGCCGTCGTCGGTGGCCTCGGCTGGCGGCGGTTCCGGTAG
- a CDS encoding ABC transporter ATP-binding protein: MAVISAANAVKEYESGSKTLRALKGVDVSVDPGEFVAVVGPSGSGKSTLLNLLGMLDVPTEGAVTVAGERLSELSKRERTNLRRDTVGFVFQSFFLIPTLTARDNVTVPGLVHGDRSALQDRAETLLERVGLGDRLNHYPNELSGGQKQRVAVARSLVNEPDILLADEPTGNLDQDTSDQVLDVFGRIAAEDDVAIATVTHDPQVTEYADRVVELVNGRIES; encoded by the coding sequence ATGGCTGTGATCAGCGCCGCGAACGCGGTCAAGGAGTACGAGTCCGGGTCGAAGACGCTCCGGGCCCTCAAGGGCGTCGACGTGTCGGTCGACCCCGGCGAGTTCGTCGCCGTCGTCGGCCCCAGCGGGAGCGGCAAGTCCACGCTGTTGAACCTGCTGGGGATGCTCGACGTCCCCACCGAAGGGGCCGTGACGGTGGCCGGCGAGCGGCTCTCCGAGCTGTCGAAGCGCGAGCGGACGAACCTCCGGCGTGACACCGTCGGCTTCGTCTTCCAGAGCTTCTTCCTGATACCGACGCTAACGGCTCGCGACAACGTCACCGTCCCGGGGCTCGTCCACGGCGACCGCTCGGCCCTCCAGGACAGGGCAGAGACCCTGCTCGAACGCGTCGGGCTGGGCGACCGGCTGAACCACTACCCCAACGAACTGTCGGGCGGCCAGAAACAGCGCGTCGCCGTCGCCCGCTCGCTCGTCAACGAGCCCGACATCCTGCTGGCCGACGAGCCGACCGGCAACCTCGACCAGGACACCAGCGACCAGGTGCTCGACGTGTTCGGCCGCATCGCCGCCGAAGACGACGTGGCCATCGCCACGGTGACCCACGACCCGCAGGTCACCGAGTACGCAGACCGGGTCGTCGAACTCGTCAACGGGAGGATCGAGTCGTGA
- a CDS encoding HIT family protein — MDQVFAPWRIEWVERDDPDVDVECVFCDLPAREDDRENRVVARNDHAYVLLNNYPYNPGHAMVIPFDHTGDYRDLDETTLLGHARLKQRTFDALEAALGPDAFNAGLNLGGGAAGGSIDDHLHTHVVPRWEGDTNFMPVVSDTQVIVEAIADTYERLHEAFAGQDGAVVADEDTAVAFD, encoded by the coding sequence ATGGATCAGGTGTTCGCGCCGTGGCGCATCGAGTGGGTCGAACGTGACGACCCGGACGTCGACGTGGAGTGCGTCTTCTGTGACCTGCCGGCCCGAGAGGACGACCGGGAGAACCGCGTCGTCGCGCGCAACGACCACGCCTACGTGCTGTTGAACAACTACCCGTACAACCCGGGCCACGCGATGGTCATCCCGTTCGACCACACTGGCGACTATCGAGACCTGGACGAGACCACGCTGCTCGGCCACGCGCGACTGAAGCAGCGGACCTTCGACGCACTGGAAGCGGCCCTCGGCCCGGACGCGTTCAACGCGGGGCTCAACCTCGGCGGTGGCGCTGCGGGCGGGTCCATCGACGACCACCTCCACACCCACGTCGTCCCGCGATGGGAGGGTGACACCAACTTCATGCCCGTCGTCAGCGACACGCAGGTCATCGTCGAGGCCATCGCGGACACCTACGAGCGCCTGCACGAGGCCTTCGCCGGGCAGGACGGCGCCGTCGTCGCGGACGAGGACACGGCCGTCGCGTTCGACTGA